One segment of Setaria viridis chromosome 4, Setaria_viridis_v4.0, whole genome shotgun sequence DNA contains the following:
- the LOC117852019 gene encoding uncharacterized protein yields MPSSPSSSSSSSSLYIIGASLPLRVDPIRARAPDAALDGGDTDDDASGGGALSRPVAERFASSFRTQESLDALCRKYGVPGEFSAILPAGHHRACSPPPPGAVCVYAHALEAGMRVPLHGFFCEALAHFGVAPSQVAPNGWRVMAAFVVLSHFAGVPPSLAVFRHFFSLCAHKLRGWYWFRGKDSAGALFKGLPLSLKGWKEEFFFLRSPTPWPCPVKWGEPSKNSTAEPVLTREEKTVAAKLLRAHGAAVDLKTYLSESNLAAAMITGSRPPPPAAAAPSPRTASASSAKGMDPSVYDMMMSLRAAKAAQASGEKVTVKSEPGSDTPLSGKKRKLAEDATKQGPSRHEPGTPLDHAHGGSLSGTPSPAPPGFSIQKPSSKRSVREHDPEPRHVPDLPDDGDTAGWEAARQMLQSIVAPSREQAFSAARPSDVIQSSYVTMLQAANCVSFSLGYALELEEKLAAREREAEALRRELAQAQAKAEHAEAEKASAGEARSAGAAAVKEYLGSTEHVLRLAEHALAGYERGMEDMKRSALRRYPHLDPEQLVVPPDGGGPR; encoded by the exons ATGCCTTCCTCTCCttcatcgtcgtcctcctcgtcctccctcTACATCATCGGCGCCTCCTTGCCCCTCCGTGTCGATCCCatccgcgcgcgcgccccggaCGCCGccctcgacggcggcgacaccgacgacgacgccagcggcggcggcgcgctctcGAGGCCCGTGGCCGAGCGCTTCGCGTCCTCCTTCAGGACCCAGGAGTCCCTCGACGCCCTGTGCAGGAAGTACGGCGTCCCGGGGGAGTTCTCGGCGatcctccccgccggccaccaccgcgcgtgctcgccgccgcccccggggGCCGTGTGCGTGTACGCGCACGCGCTGGAGGCCGGGATGCGCGTCCCGCTCCACGGCTTCTTCTGCGAGGCGCTCGCACACTTCGGCGTCGCGCCGAGCCAGGTCGCTCCCAACGGGTGGCGCGTCATGGCCGCCTTCGTCGTCCTCTCCCACTTCGCCGGCGTGCCGCCGTCGCTCGCGGTGTTCCGGCACTTCTTCTCGCTGTGCGCGCACAAGCTCAGGGGGTGGTACTGGTTCCGGGGCAAGGACTCCGCCGGCGCGCTCTTCAAGGGATTGCCTCTTTCCCTGAAGGGGTGGAAGGAGGAGTTCTTCTTCCTCAGGTCGCCGACGCCGTGGCCGTGCCCCGTGAAGTGGGGCGAGCCGTCGAAGAACTCCACCGCCGAGCCGGTGCTTACCAGAGAGGAGAAGACCGTGGCTGCCAAGCTGCTGCGTGCTCACGGCGCGGCGGTCGATCTCAAGACGTATCTTTCCGAGAGCAATCTTGCCGCTGCAATGATCACTGgctcacggccgccgccgccggcggcggcggcgccttctCCTCGTACTGCTAGTGCTAGTAGTGCTAAAG GGATGGATCCATCGGTGTACGACATGATGATGAGTCTgcgggcggcgaaggcggcgcaggcgtcgGGGGAGAAGGTGACCGTGAAGAGCGAGCCCGGCAGCGACACGCCGTTGTCcgggaagaagaggaagctggCGGAGGACGCCACGAAGCAGGGGCCGTCTCGCCATGAGCCGGGCACGCCGCTTGACCATGCCCACGGCGGCTCGTTGTCCGGCACGccttccccggcgccgccgggcttCTCCATCCAGAAGCCATCATCGAAGAGGAGCGTCCGTGAACATGATCCGGAGCCACGGCACGTGCCTGACTTACCTGACGACGGCGACACCGCCGGCTGGGAGGCCGCACGGCAGATGCTGCAGAGCATCGTCGCGCCGTCGCGGGAGCAGGCGTTCTCGGCGGCGAGGCCCTCCGATGTCATCCAATCAAGCTACGTCACAATGCTCCAG GCGGCGAACTGCGTGTCGTTCTCGCTGGGCTACGCGCTGGAGCTCGAGGAGAAgctggcggcgcgggagcgcgaggcggaggcgctgcGGCGGGAGctggcgcaggcgcaggcgaaGGCCGAGCACGCTGAGGCGGAGAAGGCGAGCGCAGGGGAGGCGAGgagcgccggggcggcggcggtgaaggagtaccTGGGGTCCACGGAGCACGTGCTCCGGCTGGCCGAGCACGCGCTGGCCGGGTACGAGCGCGGCATGGAGGACATGAAGCGCTCCGCGCTGCGCCGGTACCCGCACCTCGACCCGGAGCAGCTCGTCGTGCCGCCAGACGGCGGCGGACCGCGGTAG
- the LOC117852017 gene encoding uncharacterized protein, with the protein MMLPLHEKTKRPTVRRPITHAMPSSSTTAHSSSSSVQIIDNIPARAPDATAVDTSDSGDDGVGGGGSAPSWPAAERIASSFRSQKALDALCKKHGVDTREFAPLLSGGRRACSPPPAGAVCVYADALEAGMRVPLHPFFGEVLSHFGVAPSQLAPNCWRVMAAFVALSRSAGVRPPPVAVFRHFFSLRVTKVKGQYYFAGRDTAVALFTGLPDSIKGWKEGFFFLKSSSAPWPCPVLWGEPTKKSTADPVLTSEEKRMVEELLRVRGTAAIDVRTYVSEGNFAAGTTIPGAPKPPPPSSPRHATAGAKGMDPSTYAMMQNMRAEKAAAAAPKVAVKSEPGGSDAPDWAPSIGKKRKLAEDNAKEGLCGAGPPGFASAAPGFSTRRDRKPLQHAPDRHDGDTVDWEAARQLLQGIVTPARERAFLVANPFNVIASGYVATLQAANYVTASLGQALKLQEELEKAKAELAEVKKAAAAEVESAKAAAVQEFLGSGEHERRLVEEALMGYERGMEDMKRVALGLRPDIDPARLSVPPGGFR; encoded by the exons ATGATGCTTCCTTTGCACGAGAAGACGAAGCGTCCCACCGTCCGCCGCCCCATCACCCACgctatgccttcctcctccaccaccgcccactcctcctcgtcctccgtcCAAATCATCGACAACAtccccgcgcgcgccccggACGCCACCGCCGTCGACACCAGCGAtagcggcgacgacggcgtcggcggcggcgggagcgcgccCTCGTGGCCCGCCGCCGAGCGCATCGCCTCGTCCTTCCGGAGCCAGAAGGCGCTCGACGCCCTCTGCAAGAAGCACGGCGTCGACACGAGGGAGTTCGCCCCGCTCctctccggcggccggcgcgcgtgctcgccgccgccagcgggcGCCGTCTGCGTTTACGCGGACGCGCTGGAGGCCGGGATGCGCGTCCCGCTGCACCCCTTCTTCGGCGAGGTGCTCTCGCACTTCGGCGTCGCGCCGAGCCAGCTCGCGCCCAATTGCTGGCGCGTCATGGCGGCCTTCGTCGCGCTCTCCCGCTCCGCCGGCgtgcgcccgccgccggtcgccgtgTTCCGGCACTTCTTCTCGCTGCGCGTGACGAAGGTCAAGGGCCAGTACTATTTTGCGGGGAGGGACACCGCCGTTGCGCTCTTCACGGGCCTGCCGGATTCCATCAAGGGGTGGAAAGAGGGTTTTTTCTTCCTCaagtcgtcgtcggcgccgtgGCCGTGCCCCGTGCTCTGGGGCGAGCCGACCAAGAAATCCACTGCCGATCCGGTGCTCACCAGCGAGGAGAAGCGAatggtggaggagctgctgcgcGTGCGCGGCACCGCCGCGATTGACGTCCGGACTTACGTCAGCGAGGGAAATTTCGCCGCGGGAACGACGATCCCTGGCGCACCAAAACCGCCTCCACCTTCGTCTCCCCGTCATGCTACTGCTGGTGCCAAAG GCATGGATCCGTCAACCTATGCCATGATGCAGAACATGCGGGCTGagaaggcggccgcggcggcgccgaaggtggCCGTGAAGAGCGAGCCCGGCGGCAGCGACGCGCCGGACTGGGCGCCGTCGATcgggaagaagaggaagctggCTGAGGACAACGCGAAGGAGGGGCTGTGCGGTGCCGGTCCTCCAGGGTTTGCGTCTGCCGCGCCAGGCTTCTCCACGCGCCGGGACCGGAAGCCGCTGCAGCACGCGCCGGACAGGCACGACGGCGACACGGTCGACTgggaggcggcgcggcagctCTTGCAGGGCATCGTCACGCCGGCGCGTGAGCGCGCGTTCCTTGTGGCGAACCCCTTCAACGTCATCGCGTCGGGCTACGTCGCGACTCTCCAG GCGGCGAACTACGTGACGGCCTCGTTGGGGCAGGCGCTGAAGCTACAGGAAGAGCTGGAGAAAGCGAAGGCGGAGCTCGCCGAGGTGaagaaggcggcggcagcggaggtggAGAGCgccaaggcagcggcggtgcaggagttcctggGCTCCGGGGAGCACGAGCGCCGGCTGGTGGAGGAGGCGCTCATGGGGTACGAGCGCGGCATGGAGGACATGAAGCGCGTCGCGCTCGGGCTCCGCCCTGACATCGACCCGGCTCGGCTCTCCGTGCCCCCTGGTGGCTTCCGGTAG